In Mucilaginibacter celer, one DNA window encodes the following:
- a CDS encoding endonuclease MutS2, with protein sequence MLYPPNSVDKLGFTEIKELIKAHCLSEMGQQMVDKIGVMSNYDQIHKFLSQANEFKNILVNDEALPIQHFFDIKSLANKARIEGVFLTEEEFYQVQASLNTVFAVIAYFNEREGLYPNLEALFEHLPIEKAILKKIDAVIDQKGKIRVNASRELMEITTGITKAEQEARKKIDMIFKNATSNGWAADGSLTIRDGRLVIPLLAENKRKLKGFVHDESASGQTVYLEPEEVFVLNNRIRDLEFERRREIVKILTALTNELRPYVPLLLSYHGLLTKLDFVRAKALFAIDIEAEMPQVVNEARVKLYNARHPLLFLNFKAEKKTVVPLNMQIDEGTRVIVVSGPNAGGKSVCMKTVGLLQMMVQAGLLIPADEASVVGVFKQFFVDIGDDQSIESDLSTYSAHLSKMKTFVEQANGKTLILIDEFGTGTDPQFGGPIAEAVLEALNQKKVKGMVTTHYSNLKIFASNTEGIENASMLFNNIEMRPLYQLEIGKPGSSYAFEIAQKIGLPQNVLNLAKNKISEGQKKVDTLLVDLEREKRSIFETKQKLDKQQRKVNELLAENEKLKSYLEENQRSLIKEAKDQAKNIILNANKLVENTISEIKSSNADKEKTRQLRENLNVELKRNTVKVEAPKPTAPADEELKPGDWVKLTDSETTGQVIEIIKENVVIAIGDLRTVAKKKRVVKVSKSSVPKEIRRNFSSQTNDLASFSPEIDVRGQRTEDALHNIEKLFDRALMMGFNNLKIIHGKGDGILRKMIRQYLKKYDQVDRMEDEHADRGGDGITYVYLK encoded by the coding sequence ATGCTTTACCCACCAAACAGTGTAGATAAGCTGGGTTTTACCGAGATAAAAGAACTGATAAAAGCGCATTGCCTTAGCGAGATGGGTCAGCAGATGGTTGACAAGATCGGGGTGATGAGCAATTACGACCAGATCCATAAATTCCTGAGCCAGGCCAACGAGTTTAAAAATATCCTGGTTAACGATGAGGCCCTGCCCATTCAGCATTTTTTCGATATAAAGTCCCTTGCCAATAAAGCCCGCATTGAGGGCGTTTTTTTAACCGAGGAAGAATTTTACCAGGTTCAGGCCTCGCTGAACACCGTATTTGCCGTTATCGCCTACTTTAACGAGCGTGAAGGCCTGTACCCCAACCTCGAAGCCCTTTTTGAGCACCTGCCCATAGAAAAAGCTATCCTGAAAAAGATAGACGCGGTGATAGATCAGAAAGGAAAGATCCGCGTTAACGCCTCGCGCGAGCTGATGGAAATTACCACCGGCATAACCAAGGCCGAGCAGGAAGCCCGCAAAAAGATTGATATGATCTTTAAAAATGCCACATCCAACGGCTGGGCTGCCGATGGTTCGCTTACCATACGCGATGGCCGGTTAGTAATACCGCTGCTTGCCGAAAACAAGCGCAAGCTAAAAGGCTTTGTACACGATGAATCGGCCTCGGGCCAAACGGTTTACCTGGAGCCCGAAGAGGTTTTTGTGCTCAACAACCGCATTCGAGATCTGGAGTTTGAGCGCCGCCGAGAGATTGTAAAAATCCTCACCGCTTTAACCAACGAATTGAGGCCTTATGTACCATTGCTGCTATCCTATCACGGCCTGCTTACCAAGCTGGATTTTGTGCGGGCCAAGGCGCTGTTTGCCATTGATATTGAGGCCGAAATGCCGCAGGTAGTGAACGAAGCAAGGGTTAAATTGTATAATGCCCGCCACCCCTTGTTGTTCCTGAATTTTAAGGCCGAGAAGAAAACGGTTGTGCCGCTTAATATGCAGATAGATGAGGGCACCCGCGTTATTGTGGTATCGGGCCCTAATGCCGGCGGTAAATCGGTTTGCATGAAAACCGTGGGGTTACTACAGATGATGGTACAGGCCGGTTTGTTGATTCCTGCCGATGAGGCCAGTGTGGTTGGCGTGTTCAAGCAGTTTTTTGTTGATATAGGTGATGACCAATCGATAGAAAGTGATTTGAGTACCTACAGCGCCCACCTATCCAAAATGAAAACGTTTGTGGAGCAGGCAAACGGCAAAACGCTGATACTGATAGATGAGTTTGGTACCGGTACCGATCCGCAATTTGGCGGCCCTATTGCCGAGGCTGTGCTGGAAGCCCTTAACCAAAAAAAGGTTAAAGGCATGGTTACCACGCACTACTCCAACCTAAAAATATTTGCCAGCAATACCGAGGGGATTGAAAATGCGTCGATGCTGTTTAACAATATCGAAATGCGACCACTTTACCAGTTGGAAATAGGCAAGCCCGGCAGCTCGTATGCGTTTGAGATTGCTCAAAAAATAGGCTTGCCTCAAAACGTGCTCAACCTCGCCAAAAATAAAATAAGCGAGGGACAGAAAAAGGTTGATACCTTGCTGGTTGACCTGGAACGTGAAAAACGATCCATCTTCGAAACTAAACAAAAGCTGGATAAGCAACAACGCAAGGTAAATGAGCTTTTGGCCGAGAACGAGAAGCTGAAAAGCTACCTGGAAGAGAATCAGCGATCTTTAATTAAAGAAGCTAAAGACCAGGCTAAAAACATTATCCTGAACGCCAACAAACTGGTTGAAAACACCATTTCCGAAATTAAAAGCAGCAATGCCGATAAGGAGAAAACCCGCCAGCTACGCGAAAACCTGAACGTTGAGCTTAAAAGGAACACCGTTAAAGTTGAGGCCCCAAAACCAACCGCGCCCGCTGATGAGGAACTGAAACCGGGCGACTGGGTGAAACTTACCGACTCGGAAACTACCGGCCAGGTAATAGAGATTATTAAAGAGAACGTTGTAATTGCCATTGGCGATCTGCGCACGGTTGCTAAAAAGAAGCGGGTGGTAAAAGTATCCAAATCATCTGTTCCGAAAGAGATCAGGCGGAATTTCAGCTCGCAAACCAATGATCTGGCAAGTTTTAGCCCGGAGATTGATGTGCGTGGGCAGCGTACCGAAGATGCGTTGCATAATATTGAAAAACTGTTTGACCGGGCGCTGATGATGGGCTTTAATAATCTAAAAATCATCCACGGCAAGGGCGATGGCATCCTGCGCAAAATGATCCGTCAGTACCTCAAAAAATACGACCAGGTTGACCGCATGGAAGATGAGCACGCCGACCGTGGCGGAGATGGAATAACTTATGTATATTTGAAGTAA
- a CDS encoding bleomycin resistance protein: protein MSLKSIAPMLYTRHIRESVDFYVNNLGFTCIGYDEDWGWATVSRDDIEIMLALPVDSATFTMPKFTGSFYIRTDKVDTLWAELKEKAVICYPIEDFSYGMREFGVFDYNGYLLQFGMPIE, encoded by the coding sequence ATGTCATTAAAATCCATTGCCCCCATGTTATACACCCGGCACATCCGGGAAAGTGTTGATTTTTACGTAAATAACCTTGGTTTTACCTGCATAGGGTATGATGAAGACTGGGGCTGGGCCACCGTGAGCCGTGATGACATCGAGATTATGCTGGCCCTGCCGGTTGATAGCGCCACTTTCACCATGCCTAAATTTACAGGATCGTTTTATATCCGCACCGATAAGGTGGATACGCTATGGGCCGAATTAAAGGAAAAAGCGGTGATTTGCTACCCGATAGAGGATTTTAGCTACGGCATGCGCGAGTTTGGTGTGTTTGATTATAATGGATATTTGCTGCAGTTTGGGATGCCGATAGAATAA
- a CDS encoding SGNH/GDSL hydrolase family protein, whose protein sequence is MQKIYSLVFFLAFTGVLTNCSAQSVILKSKDQRIRYTGRINQTDEAAEFYWTGSSAKITFSGTGVSALMQDERGENYFTIIVDDKVVNTIHLDNTKQVYSLAENLPAGKHTLELFKRTEWDKGKTWFYQFNLAKDAGALAAPEAKKRKIEFFGNSITCGYADEDTTGQDRGTEPYENGYLSYAALTARHFDAQYVCTSKSGIGITISWFPLIMPEMYNRLDPTDPTSTWDFKKYTPDVVVINLFQNDSWLTKMPDNPQFKERFGTKAPEPEQLVKAYRDFVKSVRKVYPKAQILCILGSMDATREGSPWPGYIEKAVGALNDKGIYTHFIPYKNTPGHPSIKEQQAMADDLIAFMEKTVKW, encoded by the coding sequence ATGCAAAAAATATACAGCCTTGTATTTTTCCTTGCCTTTACCGGCGTTTTAACCAATTGCAGCGCCCAGAGCGTTATACTAAAAAGCAAAGATCAACGCATCCGCTACACCGGTCGTATTAACCAAACCGACGAGGCAGCCGAATTTTACTGGACGGGATCATCAGCAAAAATAACTTTTAGTGGCACAGGAGTATCGGCCCTGATGCAGGACGAACGCGGCGAAAACTATTTTACCATTATTGTTGATGATAAGGTGGTAAACACCATCCATTTGGATAATACCAAACAGGTATACTCCCTGGCCGAAAATCTGCCCGCAGGCAAACATACCCTCGAACTTTTTAAACGCACCGAATGGGACAAAGGCAAAACCTGGTTTTACCAGTTTAACCTGGCTAAAGACGCAGGCGCATTAGCCGCCCCGGAAGCGAAGAAACGTAAAATTGAATTTTTTGGCAATTCGATAACCTGCGGCTATGCCGATGAGGACACTACCGGGCAGGACCGCGGTACAGAACCTTACGAAAACGGCTACCTGAGTTACGCAGCCCTAACCGCCCGCCACTTTGATGCCCAATATGTATGCACATCCAAAAGCGGTATAGGCATAACCATCAGCTGGTTCCCGCTTATTATGCCCGAGATGTACAACCGCCTCGATCCTACCGACCCTACCAGCACCTGGGATTTTAAGAAATATACGCCGGATGTGGTGGTGATCAACCTGTTTCAAAACGATTCGTGGTTAACCAAAATGCCCGATAACCCGCAGTTTAAAGAGCGTTTTGGCACCAAAGCGCCCGAGCCGGAACAACTGGTTAAAGCCTACCGGGATTTTGTTAAAAGCGTTCGGAAGGTTTATCCAAAGGCGCAAATTTTATGTATACTGGGCAGTATGGATGCTACCAGAGAGGGCTCGCCATGGCCGGGATATATTGAAAAAGCTGTTGGTGCATTAAATGATAAAGGGATTTACACGCACTTCATCCCATATAAAAATACGCCGGGGCACCCGAGCATTAAAGAGCAGCAGGCTATGGCCGATGATCTGATCGCTTTTATGGAGAAGACGGTTAAGTGGTAG
- a CDS encoding CoA transferase subunit A — protein sequence MNKVVSGADEAIRDITDGATLMLGGFGLCGLPENCIAALVKKGVKQLTCISNNAGVDDFGIGLMLKQRQVKKMISSYVGENAEFERQLLSGELEVELIPQGTLATRCMAAGYGMPAIFTPAGIGTEVAEGKEVRNFNGKDYLMEMAFDADFAIVKAWKGDTMGNLVYRSTARNFNPVMAMAGKITIAEVEELLEPGELDPDHIHTPGIYVHRIFKGTDYEKRIEHTTVRNKE from the coding sequence ATGAATAAAGTAGTTAGTGGTGCCGACGAGGCCATCCGCGACATTACCGACGGCGCAACCCTGATGCTGGGTGGCTTTGGTTTATGCGGATTGCCGGAAAACTGTATAGCGGCACTGGTAAAAAAGGGCGTTAAGCAATTAACCTGTATCTCCAACAATGCCGGGGTTGATGATTTTGGCATCGGCCTGATGCTGAAGCAGCGGCAGGTAAAAAAAATGATTTCATCATACGTTGGCGAAAACGCCGAATTTGAACGCCAGCTGTTAAGCGGCGAACTGGAAGTAGAACTCATACCCCAGGGAACTTTAGCCACCCGCTGCATGGCCGCCGGCTACGGCATGCCGGCCATATTTACCCCGGCAGGCATAGGTACCGAAGTAGCCGAAGGCAAGGAAGTACGCAATTTTAACGGCAAGGATTATTTAATGGAGATGGCATTTGATGCCGATTTCGCCATTGTAAAAGCATGGAAGGGTGATACCATGGGCAATTTGGTATACCGTTCAACTGCCCGCAACTTTAACCCGGTTATGGCTATGGCCGGTAAAATAACCATTGCCGAGGTGGAAGAGTTGCTTGAGCCTGGAGAGCTCGATCCGGATCATATTCATACGCCCGGAATTTATGTGCATAGGATTTTTAAGGGGACGGATTATGAAAAGCGCATAGAGCATACGACTGTAAGAAATAAGGAATAA
- a CDS encoding 3-oxoacid CoA-transferase subunit B, whose protein sequence is MLNKQGIAKRIAKEIKDGYYVNLGIGIPTLVANYIPETMDVVLQSENGLLGMGPFPFEGEEDPDTINAGKQTITMLPGSAIFDSAMSFGMIRAKKVNLTILGAMEVSENGDIANWKIPGKMVKGMGGAMDLVASAENIIVAMQHVNKAGESKLLPQCTLPLTGIHCVKKIVTELGVFDVLPEGGFRLIERAPGVSVEEIKQATAGKLIVDGDVPEIDL, encoded by the coding sequence ATGTTAAACAAACAAGGTATCGCGAAGCGAATAGCAAAAGAAATAAAAGACGGTTACTACGTTAACCTCGGCATTGGCATACCTACACTGGTAGCCAATTATATACCCGAAACCATGGATGTGGTATTACAATCAGAAAACGGCCTGCTGGGAATGGGACCATTCCCATTTGAAGGCGAAGAAGATCCGGATACCATCAACGCCGGCAAGCAAACCATCACCATGCTGCCCGGCTCGGCCATATTTGATTCGGCTATGAGTTTTGGGATGATCAGGGCTAAAAAGGTAAACCTTACCATCCTCGGTGCCATGGAAGTATCCGAAAACGGCGACATTGCCAACTGGAAGATCCCCGGTAAAATGGTAAAAGGCATGGGCGGCGCGATGGACCTCGTGGCATCGGCCGAAAACATTATCGTAGCCATGCAACATGTAAACAAAGCCGGTGAATCAAAGCTGTTGCCTCAATGCACCCTGCCATTAACCGGCATACACTGCGTAAAAAAAATAGTGACCGAACTTGGTGTGTTTGATGTGTTGCCAGAGGGTGGCTTCAGGCTGATTGAACGCGCGCCGGGGGTAAGTGTTGAGGAAATTAAACAGGCAACAGCGGGCAAACTGATTGTTGATGGAGATGTACCGGAAATAGATCTATAA
- a CDS encoding superinfection immunity protein — MEFLFGIFGMAGMVIGGSLYFIPSIIARQKADFKLIFALNLFLGWTIIGWVWALIWACQKDIEPLGYYKPGYPGYTLEKALRLKELHRQFDAGVLTKINYDDGVKEILSDNFIKFEDESI, encoded by the coding sequence ATGGAATTTCTATTTGGCATATTCGGAATGGCAGGCATGGTTATAGGCGGCTCGCTTTATTTCATCCCTTCCATCATTGCCCGCCAAAAAGCGGATTTCAAATTAATTTTCGCGCTCAACCTCTTCCTTGGCTGGACCATCATAGGCTGGGTCTGGGCGCTGATCTGGGCTTGCCAAAAAGATATCGAACCTTTGGGTTATTATAAACCTGGTTATCCGGGATATACGCTTGAGAAAGCGCTCAGATTGAAAGAATTACATCGGCAGTTTGATGCGGGAGTGCTTACCAAAATTAATTATGATGATGGGGTAAAGGAAATTTTGAGCGACAACTTTATCAAATTTGAAGATGAGTCAATTTGA
- a CDS encoding uridine kinase family protein produces MNKPYIIGIAGGSGSGKTFFLKCFLEHFTADEVSLVSQDDYYIPVAHNMTKEENKLYNFDLPATIDHEHFQQDISKLLSKQPILKQEYTFNNPDAIPKMIEIKPAPILIVEGLFILHFKDIAELLDLKVFIDADEDVALQRRLKRDLIERGYSHDDVMYKWINHVVPAYKEYLLPYKDECDRVITNNSHVAEDIIVITEEISADLRERLF; encoded by the coding sequence ATGAATAAACCTTATATTATTGGAATTGCCGGAGGAAGTGGTTCGGGCAAAACTTTTTTTTTGAAGTGTTTTTTAGAGCATTTTACCGCCGATGAGGTGAGTCTTGTTTCGCAGGATGATTATTACATCCCGGTTGCCCATAACATGACTAAAGAGGAGAATAAGTTATACAACTTTGATCTCCCCGCTACTATCGATCATGAACATTTTCAGCAGGACATCAGCAAATTGCTGAGCAAACAGCCTATCCTGAAACAGGAATATACATTCAATAACCCGGATGCTATCCCCAAAATGATAGAGATAAAGCCGGCTCCGATTTTAATTGTAGAGGGCCTGTTCATCCTCCATTTTAAAGATATTGCCGAACTGCTTGATTTGAAAGTATTTATTGATGCCGATGAAGACGTAGCCCTGCAGCGCCGCCTTAAACGTGATTTGATAGAGCGCGGCTATTCGCACGATGACGTGATGTACAAATGGATCAATCACGTGGTACCGGCTTATAAAGAATACTTATTACCGTACAAAGACGAATGCGACCGCGTGATAACCAACAACAGCCACGTGGCCGAGGATATTATCGTGATTACCGAAGAGATCTCGGCCGATTTGAGGGAGAGGTTGTTTTAA
- a CDS encoding DPBB and LysM peptidoglycan-binding domain-containing protein has protein sequence MKFKILLLIAPLFTLSISAFANPLVDSIGVENLNGKKVILHKLDPKDNYYSIGRRYNVSPKAIIAFNNNAALKIGGTVKVPTELPFSGEAVATTPVQAPAKQAVTNPAPAQQKQVTQQVPVQNKPQIQAAVSSPAPVAQAPVSKPQQAPADTVKKVSMLNVQQYKVSAGETLFSIAKRFNTSVDDIKALNKLNSDTLAPNQVINVRTGMPPEDTSKQPVMQRDSTNVAMPQDSTADHGKANRFGLYEKVEKGVATWMDDAGLDPKKELVLHRTAPIGTIIKITNPMNNHTTFAKVVGRFTDNETNKNVLIIMTKNTADALGALDKRFQVNISYGSPNE, from the coding sequence ATGAAATTTAAGATTTTATTATTGATCGCGCCCTTATTTACACTCTCCATATCCGCTTTTGCAAATCCTCTTGTCGATTCGATTGGTGTTGAAAACCTGAACGGCAAAAAAGTTATCCTCCATAAGCTCGACCCAAAAGATAATTACTACTCAATAGGCCGTAGGTATAATGTTAGCCCGAAAGCTATCATCGCATTCAATAACAATGCTGCGCTTAAAATTGGCGGCACCGTAAAAGTTCCTACCGAGTTGCCATTTTCGGGCGAGGCCGTAGCAACAACGCCGGTACAGGCTCCTGCTAAACAGGCAGTAACCAACCCGGCTCCGGCACAGCAAAAACAGGTTACTCAGCAAGTACCGGTTCAAAATAAGCCGCAAATCCAGGCCGCGGTAAGTTCGCCTGCCCCGGTTGCTCAGGCCCCGGTTAGCAAACCACAGCAAGCCCCTGCCGATACGGTAAAAAAAGTAAGCATGCTTAATGTGCAGCAATACAAGGTATCTGCCGGCGAAACTTTGTTCTCTATCGCCAAACGTTTCAACACTTCGGTTGATGATATCAAGGCTTTAAATAAATTAAACTCGGATACCCTTGCGCCAAACCAGGTAATTAACGTGCGCACCGGCATGCCGCCCGAGGATACTTCAAAACAACCGGTAATGCAGCGCGATTCGACAAACGTAGCGATGCCGCAGGACAGCACTGCCGATCATGGCAAGGCTAACCGTTTCGGCCTGTACGAAAAAGTTGAAAAAGGCGTGGCCACCTGGATGGACGATGCCGGGCTGGACCCTAAAAAGGAGCTGGTTTTACACCGAACGGCCCCAATCGGCACCATTATTAAAATTACCAACCCTATGAACAACCACACCACCTTTGCAAAGGTAGTTGGCCGTTTTACCGATAACGAAACCAACAAAAATGTTTTGATCATCATGACCAAAAACACCGCCGATGCTTTAGGTGCTTTAGATAAACGTTTCCAGGTAAATATCAGCTACGGTAGCCCGAATGAATAA
- a CDS encoding DUF4905 domain-containing protein — protein MITLLPIIHKNYQAPIWRMEIDNSTQTLFLEIRDHANKQVSFSALSLQTGQVYFENLTTPERWLTGIEAVYDGVLLLHNYQSETGPVHKGLTAIVGISAQNLWSNFTLAFDQLSVNGPVVYNSQLQPKRLTLIDIKTGSTIRPFEPVLDMPLYNQISSPEMLPANQIDRKYLPQQPYANVVHYISYNSFRIVSLHTLLQEQLIQHLYIFDESGNTLYHDLLNTAIQKMQPEAFVLHNNQLIYLKDRSAVIVLNL, from the coding sequence ATGATCACGCTGTTACCCATCATCCATAAAAATTACCAGGCCCCCATTTGGCGTATGGAAATTGACAACAGCACACAAACGCTCTTCCTCGAGATCCGCGACCACGCCAACAAACAGGTAAGCTTTTCGGCCCTGAGCCTGCAAACCGGCCAGGTGTATTTTGAAAACCTAACCACGCCCGAACGCTGGCTTACCGGCATCGAGGCGGTTTACGATGGTGTATTGCTGCTGCATAACTATCAATCAGAAACAGGGCCGGTTCACAAAGGGCTTACCGCTATTGTGGGCATATCGGCACAAAACCTCTGGAGTAATTTTACATTGGCTTTTGATCAGCTTTCGGTAAACGGCCCTGTAGTTTATAACAGCCAGTTGCAGCCCAAAAGGTTAACGCTTATTGACATTAAAACAGGTAGCACGATAAGGCCTTTTGAGCCGGTGCTGGATATGCCTTTATACAACCAGATCAGCAGCCCGGAGATGTTGCCGGCCAACCAAATAGACCGTAAATATCTGCCCCAACAGCCTTATGCAAATGTGGTTCATTATATCAGTTACAATAGTTTCAGAATTGTATCTTTGCACACGCTTTTGCAGGAGCAACTTATACAGCATCTTTATATATTTGACGAATCGGGCAATACATTGTACCACGATTTGTTAAATACCGCTATACAAAAAATGCAACCCGAGGCGTTTGTACTACATAATAACCAGCTTATTTATTTAAAAGATAGATCGGCTGTAATAGTGTTGAACTTGTAA
- a CDS encoding Dps family protein, whose product MNAEEISLEEGKVKPVVDHLNDLLANYHIHYQKLRGCHWNVKGTSFFTLHLKFEELYTAALVTIDELAERILALGKPPISTFKDYIETATLKEIQTIGLKDTLMVKAIIDDLATLIKFERELLKITADAGDDGTNDMINRFMQFNEKNTWMLRSFVNED is encoded by the coding sequence ATGAACGCTGAAGAAATAAGCCTGGAAGAAGGCAAAGTAAAACCCGTTGTTGACCATCTGAACGATTTGCTGGCTAATTACCATATCCACTACCAAAAACTGCGCGGCTGCCACTGGAATGTAAAAGGCACCAGTTTTTTCACCCTGCACCTTAAATTTGAAGAACTGTACACCGCCGCCCTTGTTACAATCGATGAGCTTGCCGAAAGGATCCTTGCATTAGGCAAGCCTCCAATCAGCACTTTTAAAGATTATATCGAAACCGCAACGCTTAAAGAAATTCAGACTATCGGTCTGAAAGATACCCTGATGGTAAAGGCTATTATTGATGACCTGGCCACCCTGATCAAATTTGAGCGCGAACTGTTAAAAATCACCGCCGATGCCGGAGACGACGGAACCAACGATATGATTAACCGCTTTATGCAATTTAACGAAAAAAACACCTGGATGCTGCGCTCGTTTGTAAACGAAGACTAA
- a CDS encoding phage integrase SAM-like domain-containing protein, with protein sequence MHFKAFFKLLRRKYQCTYHLMLLSFAAFFDELIENVLPLFYLYVMATVKEVILKEKKRDDGTWNLKIRIIHNRRTAYISTSHYIGAKQIRKDFSIKDPFIEDLISPVLSDYRKKISSLGAGINSMTAKDVAEFLKKEDTPSDVHFINFAEKYICDLKLNGKIGSARNMQTVVYSLIDFFGTRDIFALDITAHKLFEIEAYLRKPRTLKRKHSSGGEMELKRAGSTTAGIHTFMRDLRLLFNAARDKFNDEDTGKISIVHYPFRKYKIAEAPAPVKRNLTIEQIIAIRDFEINFDGRMKIARDLFMLSFYLCGMNAVDLYKADKQEKGRINYNRSKTEERRKDKAFISIRVPEESSALIEKYFGKLNSMYTASTGLGRVISYGLNKLTDAINDHFVKEHGIKLFEVVIEFYMARHSFANFARNVCRFSKDDIALALNHIDLSRKTTDIYISPDWSIIDQVQKGVLDLLKEKGQSTTTAVS encoded by the coding sequence ATGCATTTTAAGGCGTTTTTTAAGCTTTTAAGAAGAAAATATCAATGTACATATCATTTAATGCTATTAAGTTTCGCAGCTTTTTTTGACGAACTTATCGAAAATGTTTTACCATTGTTTTACCTTTATGTCATGGCGACGGTGAAAGAAGTAATACTCAAAGAAAAAAAGCGCGATGATGGAACATGGAACTTAAAAATCCGGATAATCCATAATCGAAGAACTGCTTACATATCTACTTCCCATTATATCGGTGCAAAACAAATCAGAAAGGATTTTTCTATAAAAGATCCTTTTATTGAAGATCTGATTTCGCCCGTACTTTCCGATTATAGAAAAAAAATAAGTTCTTTAGGTGCAGGCATAAACTCTATGACAGCTAAAGATGTCGCAGAGTTTCTTAAAAAAGAAGACACTCCAAGTGATGTACATTTTATAAACTTTGCTGAAAAATATATTTGCGACCTTAAGCTAAATGGCAAGATTGGTAGCGCACGGAATATGCAAACGGTTGTTTATTCACTAATTGATTTTTTTGGCACCAGAGATATTTTTGCATTAGATATCACAGCCCACAAACTTTTTGAAATAGAAGCTTACTTAAGAAAGCCTCGTACGTTAAAACGAAAACATAGCAGTGGTGGTGAAATGGAATTAAAAAGAGCTGGGTCAACCACCGCCGGCATCCATACATTTATGCGGGACCTTCGTCTTTTATTTAATGCGGCAAGGGATAAATTTAATGACGAAGATACGGGCAAAATATCGATAGTTCACTACCCTTTCAGGAAGTACAAAATAGCCGAAGCTCCCGCCCCTGTTAAAAGGAATTTAACCATTGAACAAATAATTGCCATTAGAGATTTTGAAATAAATTTTGACGGAAGAATGAAAATAGCCAGAGATTTGTTTATGCTATCCTTCTATCTGTGCGGAATGAATGCAGTTGATTTATATAAAGCTGACAAACAGGAAAAAGGGAGGATTAATTATAACCGATCAAAAACAGAGGAAAGAAGGAAAGATAAAGCTTTTATCAGCATAAGAGTCCCTGAAGAATCGTCGGCATTAATTGAGAAGTATTTTGGCAAACTCAATTCAATGTATACAGCAAGCACCGGTCTTGGAAGAGTAATTAGCTATGGCCTAAACAAGCTGACTGATGCCATTAACGATCATTTTGTTAAAGAGCACGGTATTAAGTTGTTTGAAGTTGTAATTGAGTTTTATATGGCAAGACACTCATTCGCAAATTTTGCAAGAAACGTCTGCCGTTTCAGCAAAGATGACATTGCATTAGCTCTAAATCACATCGACCTTAGCCGTAAAACCACCGATATTTATATATCGCCTGATTGGTCTATTATCGACCAGGTTCAAAAAGGTGTATTGGATTTGCTAAAAGAAAAAGGGCAATCAACAACAACCGCAGTTTCTTAG